The sequence GATCTTGATTTTCTTCTGGGTCTGGATGAGGACCCGGAAAATATGGATACGAATGCCATTGCATCCCGGGACAGGGATATCTTCCGCCAAATTAAAGATGGCGACCGTCTGGGTGATGCCGGACTGATTGCAGGATGGCTGGAATACCGGCGCCTGGTGTTTTTTCAAAAGACCGAGAACGGCGGCCCCGGGGTTAAGCTTCCCGGCGCATTATTTGAGTCTTTTTACGCCTGGATTGCCAGGGGAATATTTGCCTGTGGCCTGGCTGCCGGAGGTATGGGCGCATATTCGTTTCTGGCTTACCATGGCAGCCGGCCTGTGAATGTGACCTTGTTTGTTGCTGTGTTTATCCTTTTTCCGGCGTTGCTTTGTTTGGCTGCGGCACTGGTGGGATTCCATCAGTTCCGGTCAGGCCCTGCCGGGTCGGGCTGGGCCGGCGGGCTGCACCGACTGTCCATGCGCCTGTTCATTGATAAATTCATGGGACGGCTGCAGAAGTGGGCCGGGCCTGTTCAAAAGCATTTTCCCAAATTTTCAACGGATGCCGGTGAGTTACTGCATTTGGATACCCGGTCCTTTCGAAGTATTTTGTTTTGGCCGGTGTTCATTGTGCTGTCCCTGGGCGCGCTGGGGTTTTCAACCGGGGCGCTTGGCGGCACGTTTTTCAGGATCATGGTTACGGATCTGGCCTTTGGCTGGCAGTCCACGCTTTTGACTTCCGGGGAGAGTGTGCACCGCCTGGTAACCTGGATGGCATTTCCCTGGTCCTGGGCCATGCCTGATATTTTTGTACCTACCCTTGAGCAAATAGAAGGCAGTCGGATTGTGCTCAAGGAAGGTCTTGCCGGACTGGCCAGTGAACATCTGGCTGCCTGGTGGCCGTTTCTATGCATGGGGCTGCTGGTATATGCCCTTATTCCCCGGATTGTGTTGGTAGGTTTGGCCCATGCTGCCAAGGCGTTGGCC comes from uncultured Desulfobacter sp. and encodes:
- a CDS encoding DUF2868 domain-containing protein — its product is MILPLKDIIDLDFLLGLDEDPENMDTNAIASRDRDIFRQIKDGDRLGDAGLIAGWLEYRRLVFFQKTENGGPGVKLPGALFESFYAWIARGIFACGLAAGGMGAYSFLAYHGSRPVNVTLFVAVFILFPALLCLAAALVGFHQFRSGPAGSGWAGGLHRLSMRLFIDKFMGRLQKWAGPVQKHFPKFSTDAGELLHLDTRSFRSILFWPVFIVLSLGALGFSTGALGGTFFRIMVTDLAFGWQSTLLTSGESVHRLVTWMAFPWSWAMPDIFVPTLEQIEGSRIVLKEGLAGLASEHLAAWWPFLCMGLLVYALIPRIVLVGLAHAAKALALSRFDLSRPRYQRLIMRMRTPRMGMDIKETGGSRAEFRAPLPRPEPVPVVEKDNGSVGMPQSVATLNTPEPKAAPEPESRPPVVSDEPRVKNNRPEALVLGSARGFEENDMEQIRVGLEQQFGIHVAATVGIHYDFDEDRDRIAAHVKELGQGPLIVLQEVWQPPIRGLLYYFVQIREMFSDYPLWIVMIQTMDQDEKDVVPSDVNFQVWKSAVNQLNDPLMVIERWVSP